The window CGTTTCGGGCCACCGACAATCGTTCCCGTGGGCCTGCCATTCTCATCCATTTCCTCGTAGCGCGTATAACTGAAGGCATAGCCGTTCTTTTCCATGAAGGCTATCTGCTTTTCCAACTTGTCGGCTGCCCACAGGTCATCGCTGTCGAGGAAGGCTATCCACTTGCCTTTTGCCTCGCGGAGGGCGCGGTTGCGGCTGTAGGCGGCACCGCGATTGCGGTCGTTTTTTAGGTAACGGATTTTCGAAGAGAGATCCCCGCCTTCGCGGGGATGACAATTAAATTCGCGGGGATGACTATTAAATTCGCGGGGATGACAAGTAAATTCGCGGGGATGACAACCGTTCGAGTTCACTTCGGCAAGCTCAGTGAACTTGCCTACGACGTCATCGGTGCTGTCGGTGCTGGCGTCGTCAACGATAATCAATTCCCAGTCGGTGTATGTCTGCGCAATCACGGAGCGTATGGACTCCGCGATATACGGGGCCGTGTTGTAGCTGGGCATGATAATCGACACCAAGGAAGACATTCTATTCAGCCTCCCCTGGATCCTTCGACTTCGTGGATTCTATCGCCTTCGGCTCCAGAATGACATTCAGACATTGCAATCAGCCTTTTCGCTTCTTCTTGCCCGCGGTCGTATTCCTCGCGGGTGATGCGGCCGCTTGCCAGCAAGTAGTCGCCGAGGTCGGTCGCGGTGTCGGAGCCTTCTTCGGTGATGTCGGAACGCTTGATAAAGGCCTTGTTCAGCGTAGTGAGTATTATCTTCACGTCACCCAGGAAGGTGATTTTCTTGATGTACTCGAGGTCGTACTCGATTTTCTTTTCCCAAGTCACGGCGTTCCTGCCGTTGATTTGGGCAAGCCCGCTCAGGCCCTGCCGTACAGTGTGGCGCTTGCGCTGTTCGGGGGTCATAAAGACCATGTCGCGCACGAGCTGCGGCCTCGGGCCGATTACCGCCATGTCGCCTTTTAAAATGTTGAATAGTTCGGGGAGTTCGTCGAGGCTGGTACTGCGCAGGAACTTGCCGTACGCGGTAAGGCGCACGTCATCGGGGAGCAGTTTTCCAGAAGCGTCGCGCGCATTAGTCATGGTGCGGAACTTGACGAGCCTAAAGATTTTTTCGTCTTTACCGGGGCGAGGCTGCGTAAAGAACGGATTCCCCTTCATCTTGAACGCGCCAACGACCGTGAGCATCACAAGCAGCGGGCTCAGGCAGCAGATTGCCGCCAGGGCACAGAAGAAGTCCAGAATTCTTTTCAAGTTGTTTGCATACATATTAAATTTCTAGTCTGGATCCTCGCCTTCGCGAGGATGACACATCGGGCGTTTAAGGAAGCGGGGGTACATTTTAATTCAATATAATAAAGTTTTTTCATTTAGATCCTCGCCTTCGCGAGGATGACACATCGGGCGTTTAAGGAAGCGGGGGTACATTTTAATTCAATATAATAAAGTTTTTTGATAGATCCCCGCCTGCGCGGGGATGACAGCATAGGTCAACCAACGCTACCCCTCAAAGCATTCCCTTATGGCAGCGATGATGGCATCTTGCTGGTCGGGGGTCATCTTGTTGTCGCTGGGGAGGCAGAGCCCGCGGGCGAAAATGTCGGCGCCCACGGAGGTGTCCGCGCCTTCCTTCCCCGAAAAAGCCCTGTCGCCTTCCTTCCCCGCAGCGGTCACGAAGGCGTGTCCCCGGTAAACCGGTTGCATGTGCATGGGTTTCCAGATGGGGCGACCCTCGGCGTTCATGTCGGCGAGGCTTTCCAGGATTTTCGCGGGCGTCGCCTTGCCTCTACCCTCGCCCACCGCACATCCATCGATAATCATGCAGCTGAGCCAGAAGTTCGGCACGGAATTCGCCGCATCGTAGGGATTCATCTGCACGGGCCACCCGGCAAGACCCGCCTTGTAGCGCTCGTAAATGGCACGCTTCTGCGCGATATGTTCCTCGAGGTGCGGCAGCTGCCCGCGCACCACGCCCGCAATCACGTTGCTCATGCGGTAGTTGTACCCGATTTCCTCGTGCTGGTACCACGGCGCGGGTTCACGGCTCTGCGTGCTCCACTTGCGCACACGGTCCGCATCTTCCTTGCTGTCGGTAAGGTACATGCCGCCGCTGGAACCGGTGATAATCTTGTTCCCGTTAAAGCTGATGGCGTTGAAGTCGCCAAAACTTCCGGTCTGCACTCCCTTGTAGCTAGCCCCGAAGCTTTCGGCGGCATCTTCGACCAGGAGGGCATTGTGGCGGGAGCATATTTCGCGAATCTCATCGACCTTCGCGGGCGTTCCATACAAGTGAACAAGCACAACGAGCCGCACGTCAGGGTAAATTTTGAAAGCCTTCTCAAGCGCCACGGGGTCCATGTTCCAGGTATCGCGTTCGCTGTCGATAAACACAGCCTCGCCGTTCTCGTAGGCCACCGGGTTGAGTGTCGCGGCAAACGTCATGTCGCTGCAGAATACCTTCTGCCCACGCAGCGCACCCTCGCCCGCCCTGGGCACCCCGAACAGACGGACACCCGCAAGGCGCGTGCCCAGATGCAGCGCGGCAGTCCCCGCAGAAAGCGCCACGGCATACTTCACGCCCACTTTCTCGGCCACCAGGCGCTCCACCTCGTCGATATTCTTCCCGACGGTGCTCATCCAGTTGGTCTCGTAGGCCTCCTGCATGTAACGGAGTTCGTCACCATGCATGGTGGGGCTCGCAAGCCAGACTCTCTTTTCAAAGCGCTTCATGGGCAATTCCTTTACGCGGTCTCCTGTACCGCCTTCATCGATGCGGTCGCCTTCTTGTTGTATTCCTCGGGTTTCACGAACGTCGGTACAATCTCGTGGAGCGCCTGCACGGTTCCAAGTTCATCGTTCTCGAACGCGGCATCCCTCAGCTTGCGCAGTTGCTGGATAAACTTGCTACTGTCTATCTCAATCTGCTTCCCGATAAAGATAAGTTTATTGTTGGTCTTCTGCAGGCCTTCCTCGTTCATCAGGAGTTCTTCCTTGAGCTTTTCGCCAGGCCTGAGTCCCGTAAACTTTATCGGCACATCCTTGTAAGGCTCCTTGCCGTACATGCGGATAAGGTTTTCGGCAAGCGTCAGTATCTTCACGGGTTCACCCATGTCGAGCACAAAGATTTCGCCGCCGTGCGCAATGCTTGCCGCCTCGAGCACCAGGCTCACCGCCTCGGGAATGGTCATAAAGTAGCGGATAATGTCGGGGTGCGTCACGGTCACGGGCTTGCCCTGCTCAATTTGACGTTTGAACAGCGGGATAACGCTCCCGTTGCTGCCGAGCACGTTGCCGAACCGGGTACATACAAATTCAGTATTGCTCATCTTGTGCTGGGCAAGGTACTGCACAATCATCTCGCAGCAGCGCTTGCTTGCACCCATCACGTTCGTGGGGTTCACCGCCTTGTCGGTGCTAATCATCACGAACTTCTTTACCTTGTTGAACAGCGAGAGGAACGCCACGTTGAACGTCCCCGCTACGTTGTTCTTAATCGCCTCCATGGGGCTATTTTCCATCAGGGGCACGTGTTTGTGGGCTGCCGCGTGGAACACAACGTCGGGCGTGTACTTCTTGAAAATCTGGTTCATGCGGTTGTAGTCGCGCACGCTCGCAATAAGCGTCACCAGGTCAAGCGCACTCCCGTATTCCATGAGGAGTTCCTGCTGGATTTCGTAGGCGTTGTTCTCGTAGATATCCACAAGCACAATCCGCTTCGGGTCGTATTTTGCAATCTGGCGCACGAGTTCGCTCCCGATGGAGCCGCCTCCGCCCGTAACCATGCAGACCTTGCCCTCGATAAAGCCGCGCACATCCTTGTTGTCGAAGGTAACGGGGTCGCGCCCCAGGAGGTCCTCGAACTTGATATCTCGAATCTGCTCCACAAAGCTGGTTGATCCGTCACCAACGCTGGAAGAATCGAGCAGGCTGCCGATAAACGGCAAAACCTTCACGGGGAGCCCGGTCTTGCTGCATATCGAAAGAATCGCCTTGCGGTCCTTGGGCGGGCAACTCGGGATGGCAAAGATAATTTGTTCTACATTCTCGGCCTTCGCTACCTTCACGATATCGCGAGTACCGCCTGTTACAAGCACCCCGCAGACGGTAGAGCCAATCTTGTTGCGGTCATC is drawn from Fibrobacter sp. UWR3 and contains these coding sequences:
- a CDS encoding sugar transferase, producing MKRILDFFCALAAICCLSPLLVMLTVVGAFKMKGNPFFTQPRPGKDEKIFRLVKFRTMTNARDASGKLLPDDVRLTAYGKFLRSTSLDELPELFNILKGDMAVIGPRPQLVRDMVFMTPEQRKRHTVRQGLSGLAQINGRNAVTWEKKIEYDLEYIKKITFLGDVKIILTTLNKAFIKRSDITEEGSDTATDLGDYLLASGRITREEYDRGQEEAKRLIAMSECHSGAEGDRIHEVEGSRGG
- a CDS encoding glycosyltransferase family 2 protein; this translates as MSSLVSIIMPSYNTAPYIAESIRSVIAQTYTDWELIIVDDASTDSTDDVVGKFTELAEVNSNGCHPREFTCHPREFNSHPREFNCHPREGGDLSSKIRYLKNDRNRGAAYSRNRALREAKGKWIAFLDSDDLWAADKLEKQIAFMEKNGYAFSYTRYEEMDENGRPTGTIVGGPKRITKTGMYNYCWPGCLTVIYDREVVGDIQIAEIQKNNDYAMWLKICRKADCYLLDENLARYRKRTGSITHSCHPRAGGDLPLGQSRHLSLIKWHYKLYREAEGMNPVASLFNTGRNLFFGVWKKMKYVGRG
- a CDS encoding nucleoside-diphosphate sugar epimerase/dehydratase, which encodes MKEIRKLFTNFRLRKRLLALSDAFIVVIAGLLANFPIPIYAERIGRPELLAFLSTCVVCCLAALLLTGAYNKLWRYFSRNDYISCIIGVVLGYAVAICLYYIITDVSYLRFSALSCLLTAIGICLFRFAFRDAFLTIAEVGRKDAERKRTMIIGAGEAGKLLITEINRLPAVAGAPKIEPVCLIDDDRNKIGSTVCGVLVTGGTRDIVKVAKAENVEQIIFAIPSCPPKDRKAILSICSKTGLPVKVLPFIGSLLDSSSVGDGSTSFVEQIRDIKFEDLLGRDPVTFDNKDVRGFIEGKVCMVTGGGGSIGSELVRQIAKYDPKRIVLVDIYENNAYEIQQELLMEYGSALDLVTLIASVRDYNRMNQIFKKYTPDVVFHAAAHKHVPLMENSPMEAIKNNVAGTFNVAFLSLFNKVKKFVMISTDKAVNPTNVMGASKRCCEMIVQYLAQHKMSNTEFVCTRFGNVLGSNGSVIPLFKRQIEQGKPVTVTHPDIIRYFMTIPEAVSLVLEAASIAHGGEIFVLDMGEPVKILTLAENLIRMYGKEPYKDVPIKFTGLRPGEKLKEELLMNEEGLQKTNNKLIFIGKQIEIDSSKFIQQLRKLRDAAFENDELGTVQALHEIVPTFVKPEEYNKKATASMKAVQETA
- a CDS encoding DegT/DnrJ/EryC1/StrS aminotransferase family protein — its product is MKRFEKRVWLASPTMHGDELRYMQEAYETNWMSTVGKNIDEVERLVAEKVGVKYAVALSAGTAALHLGTRLAGVRLFGVPRAGEGALRGQKVFCSDMTFAATLNPVAYENGEAVFIDSERDTWNMDPVALEKAFKIYPDVRLVVLVHLYGTPAKVDEIREICSRHNALLVEDAAESFGASYKGVQTGSFGDFNAISFNGNKIITGSSGGMYLTDSKEDADRVRKWSTQSREPAPWYQHEEIGYNYRMSNVIAGVVRGQLPHLEEHIAQKRAIYERYKAGLAGWPVQMNPYDAANSVPNFWLSCMIIDGCAVGEGRGKATPAKILESLADMNAEGRPIWKPMHMQPVYRGHAFVTAAGKEGDRAFSGKEGADTSVGADIFARGLCLPSDNKMTPDQQDAIIAAIRECFEG